In a single window of the Anaerocolumna cellulosilytica genome:
- a CDS encoding FecCD family ABC transporter permease has product MTNRKTNIVTEGFMRRKIRYMTVIITLAVLTLILCISQLYLGNTRYSLEVMIRVLLGEDIKGATFAIKTLRLPRMLSGLLAGMAFGMAGNTFQTMLRNPLASPDIIGVTSGSSVAAVFCILVLNVSGNIVSVAAVAAGLTVAFLIYVLSRGGSFSGGRLILIGIGIQAMLNAVISYLLLRANQYDVPAALRWLSGSLNGMQMKDIPGLFIAVLVFGCALIVLGRHLKVLELGEQSAITLGLRTDRTRMLLVLCAVFLIAYATAVTGPIACVAFLAGPIAARLAGAGYSNILPAGLTGAAMVLLADVIGQYAFDIRFPVGIITGILGAPYLLYLLIRMNRTGGTA; this is encoded by the coding sequence ATGACAAATAGAAAAACAAATATTGTAACCGAAGGTTTTATGCGCAGAAAAATCCGTTATATGACGGTAATTATTACATTAGCCGTTCTAACACTTATTCTATGTATAAGTCAGCTTTATCTTGGAAATACCAGATACTCACTGGAGGTGATGATCAGAGTTCTCTTAGGTGAAGATATAAAAGGTGCCACATTTGCTATCAAAACCTTGCGTCTGCCAAGGATGCTGTCGGGTCTTCTTGCAGGAATGGCCTTTGGAATGGCAGGAAATACATTTCAGACCATGCTTAGAAATCCTCTGGCAAGCCCGGATATTATAGGCGTAACTTCCGGTTCCAGTGTGGCGGCAGTTTTTTGTATTCTTGTGTTAAATGTAAGCGGTAATATTGTTTCTGTAGCAGCAGTAGCAGCAGGACTTACAGTGGCATTCTTAATATATGTTCTGTCCAGAGGAGGCAGTTTTTCTGGGGGAAGACTGATTCTGATTGGTATTGGAATACAGGCAATGTTAAATGCAGTAATTTCATATTTATTGCTTCGGGCAAACCAGTATGATGTACCGGCAGCCCTCAGGTGGCTTAGCGGCAGTTTAAACGGAATGCAGATGAAAGATATTCCGGGACTTTTTATTGCGGTTCTGGTGTTTGGATGCGCTTTAATTGTACTTGGCAGACATTTAAAGGTGCTTGAACTGGGCGAACAGTCTGCTATTACACTGGGACTCAGGACTGACCGGACTAGAATGCTTTTAGTATTATGTGCTGTCTTTTTAATTGCTTATGCAACGGCAGTAACAGGGCCTATCGCCTGTGTTGCCTTCCTGGCAGGACCAATAGCCGCCAGATTGGCGGGTGCAGGCTATTCCAATATATTGCCTGCCGGTTTAACAGGGGCAGCCATGGTATTGCTAGCAGATGTTATAGGGCAATATGCTTTTGATATACGTTTTCCGGTAGGCATTATTACAGGAATTCTTGGAGCGCCTTACCTATTATATTTATTAATACGCATGAATCGAACCGGAGGTACAGCATGA
- a CDS encoding ABC transporter ATP-binding protein encodes MKQTPLFSASNVVAGYDKKIIINNIDVVIPTNKISVIIGANACGKSTLLKTLARLIKPISGQVVLDGKQISDIQPKQLARTLGLLPQSPVVPEGITVSDLVSRGRYPYQTFLKGLEKKDYEAVEEALDIMGITELANRSVDELSGGQRQRVWIAMALAQQTDILLLDEPTTFLDITYQVEILDLLTDLNRKRGTTIVMVLHDINLSARYADYIFAVQKGNLIAQGAPFEVITEGLMKQVFGLDCTVISDPVSGSPFIVPKGRYHVREDKINKG; translated from the coding sequence ATGAAACAAACACCATTATTTTCGGCTAGCAATGTAGTTGCCGGGTATGATAAAAAAATCATTATTAATAATATTGATGTGGTGATTCCAACCAATAAAATCAGTGTAATCATCGGGGCTAACGCATGTGGTAAATCCACGTTATTGAAAACACTTGCACGGTTGATAAAGCCGATATCAGGACAGGTTGTTCTGGATGGCAAACAAATCAGTGATATCCAGCCAAAGCAATTAGCAAGGACATTAGGTTTACTTCCTCAGTCTCCTGTGGTTCCGGAGGGTATCACGGTTTCTGACCTTGTTTCCAGAGGTCGATATCCTTATCAGACCTTTTTAAAAGGTTTGGAAAAAAAGGATTATGAGGCAGTGGAAGAAGCCTTGGATATTATGGGAATTACAGAACTTGCAAACCGCAGTGTAGATGAGCTGTCGGGAGGACAGAGACAGCGGGTGTGGATTGCAATGGCTCTTGCCCAGCAAACCGATATTCTGCTTTTGGATGAACCAACCACATTTTTAGATATTACTTATCAGGTTGAAATTCTGGATTTACTGACTGATTTAAACCGGAAGAGGGGTACAACTATTGTTATGGTTCTCCATGATATTAATTTATCTGCCAGATATGCAGATTATATATTTGCTGTACAAAAAGGAAATTTGATTGCTCAGGGGGCACCTTTTGAGGTTATTACAGAAGGGTTAATGAAGCAAGTATTCGGACTGGACTGTACAGTAATAAGTGACCCGGTTTCTGGCTCACCGTTTATTGTACCTAAGGGAAGATATCATGTCAGAGAAGATAAAATTAATAAGGGATAA